From the genome of Watersipora subatra chromosome 9, tzWatSuba1.1, whole genome shotgun sequence:
TTCGCGAGGACCATATTTGCTGCGTTCCTGTTCGACCTCCGGACCGTTTTCCGACAATTCCATGGAGTAGCATACCCCATCTCCGTACCATTCCGGCTTCCTAGTTGTCCGGGCTGGCCTCGGATTGTGCGGCACCGAAGTTGATTGGATTGCGGGGTTGATGGGATCTGGTGTTGTAGTCTCTTCGGTCTCTACCGGGTTTGCTTCAGGTTTTTCCAGAACTTTTTCCCGTGTGGCCGGATTGATTTCCTCGGAGCTCGGAGAGCGTCTTTGGCTTTCTACTTCCTCCGGTCCGGTCGATTTTTCTCCCGGAGTTATCTCCTGCCCTCATTTTTTTGCAGCTTTTAGTAGCAACTTTTCCTAGCTGGGGGTGGCATTATGGGTACAGGGTCTATTCTGACCTCCTCTTGCCTCCTCTCCGGCCTGCTGGGTCGAGCTCCTTTCATGTTAGGGCCCCTCCTTGGCTCCAGGGTGGCCGGGGCTTACCCAACCTTTCTGGGCAAGCATGATAAGGTTTCAGCCTTCCTTTGATCTGAATGGAAGAGTGGCCCTGTCATTTCATCAGATATGTGTGATTCCCCCAAgccttcaggacctggtatggtctCTTGAACTTCGCCTGCAGCTTGGAAATTTCTCCCCGTCTCCGGCGTTTattcgtgagccatacccagtcacCTGGGGTGTACAGCGGTGGCTCATCCCCATCTTCCTGTCTCAACTTTATCTGACTTTGTTGTAGTGCCTCATGCATCATCTGCAGCCTCCGCTGCATCTTAAGGGCGCGCTCATaggcaggaaagaactcggttGGTGGTGGGTGGCTTTTcagctggtctggcaacctcagctccgTCTCAACATCAACATGTTGGCTGTCTCTCCGGTTGCGGAGTGAGGGGGTGCCTCTGCATGGcctcatcagctggggaagcAGCAGGTTCCACTCGTCCTGTCTCTGGTTCAAAAGTAGTGCCCTCAAGGAGTCCCCGAGTCCCCACTTTTCCGTTCAACGATTTCGTTGGTCTGTGGTGATA
Proteins encoded in this window:
- the LOC137404926 gene encoding uncharacterized protein encodes the protein MAPVVANTLDERVFCYQGLPEQIHTDQGVQIESQLMAKLRQLKNRQDEWNLLLPQLMRPCRGTPSLRNRRDSQHVDVETELRLPDQLKSHPPPTEFFPAYERALKMQRRLQMMHEALQQSQIKLRQEDGDEPPLYTPGDWVWLTNKRRRRGEISKLQAKFKRPYQVLKAWGNHTYLMK